A single region of the Chiloscyllium punctatum isolate Juve2018m chromosome 15, sChiPun1.3, whole genome shotgun sequence genome encodes:
- the atp5po gene encoding ATP synthase subunit O, mitochondrial isoform X1, with protein sequence MAVATQFGLKVRYFSTTLVKPVSKLVMPPIQVYGVEGRYATALYSAASKQKKLDQVEQELNKIVSLMKDPKFYGVVTNPHIKRNIKQKTVNDVLSKQKVSPTMLNFINLLAENGRLRQTPDVASAFSKIMSAHRGEVLCSVTTAQPLDETNLSELKSALSGFLKKSETLKLETKTDPSVLGGMIVSIGDKYVDMSTKSKIQKLSRLINEAI encoded by the exons GTCCGTTACTTCAGCACGACTTTGGTCAAGCCAGTGAGCAAACTAGTCATG CCGCCTATTCAAGTTTATGGAGTCGAAGGAAGATATGCCACAGCTTTGTACTCTGCTGCCAGCAAGCAGAAGAAACTGGACCAAGTGGAACAGGAACTAAACAAGATTGTT TCATTAATGAAAGATCCCAAGTTTTATGGTGTGGTCACCAATCCTCACATTAAGCGCAATATCAAGCAAAAAACTGTGAATGATGTCCTGTCAAAACAGAAAGTGTCTCCAACCATGCTCAACTTTATCA ATCTGTTAGCTGAGAATGGACGGCTGCGCCAGACTCCTGATGTTGCTTCTGCTTTTAGCAAGATCATGAGCGCACATCGTGGGGAGGTACTCTGCTCAGTGACTACTGCTCAG CCCCTGGATGAAACAAATCTTTCGGAGCTAAAATCTGCTCTCAGTGGTTTTCTGAAAAAAAGTGAAACTCTGAAATTGGAGACAAAG ACTGATCCTTCAGTCCTGGGTGGAATGATCGTCAGCATTGGTGATAAGTATGTTGATATGTCCACAAAAAGTAAGATTCAGAAGCTCAGCAGACTAATAAATGAAGCTATATAA
- the atp5po gene encoding ATP synthase subunit O, mitochondrial isoform X2, translated as MPPIQVYGVEGRYATALYSAASKQKKLDQVEQELNKIVSLMKDPKFYGVVTNPHIKRNIKQKTVNDVLSKQKVSPTMLNFINLLAENGRLRQTPDVASAFSKIMSAHRGEVLCSVTTAQPLDETNLSELKSALSGFLKKSETLKLETKTDPSVLGGMIVSIGDKYVDMSTKSKIQKLSRLINEAI; from the exons ATG CCGCCTATTCAAGTTTATGGAGTCGAAGGAAGATATGCCACAGCTTTGTACTCTGCTGCCAGCAAGCAGAAGAAACTGGACCAAGTGGAACAGGAACTAAACAAGATTGTT TCATTAATGAAAGATCCCAAGTTTTATGGTGTGGTCACCAATCCTCACATTAAGCGCAATATCAAGCAAAAAACTGTGAATGATGTCCTGTCAAAACAGAAAGTGTCTCCAACCATGCTCAACTTTATCA ATCTGTTAGCTGAGAATGGACGGCTGCGCCAGACTCCTGATGTTGCTTCTGCTTTTAGCAAGATCATGAGCGCACATCGTGGGGAGGTACTCTGCTCAGTGACTACTGCTCAG CCCCTGGATGAAACAAATCTTTCGGAGCTAAAATCTGCTCTCAGTGGTTTTCTGAAAAAAAGTGAAACTCTGAAATTGGAGACAAAG ACTGATCCTTCAGTCCTGGGTGGAATGATCGTCAGCATTGGTGATAAGTATGTTGATATGTCCACAAAAAGTAAGATTCAGAAGCTCAGCAGACTAATAAATGAAGCTATATAA